The following coding sequences are from one Streptomyces sp. NBC_00536 window:
- a CDS encoding L,D-transpeptidase: MEWRVRTDSKRRRRGLVAAAAVLGGVLVLSACNGGDGKAAGSGDKTSKSQADVDAAAAKDTSKARIVIAPKDGATNVGLNNAAVTVSDGTLTKVELKTSEGGAVEGKIAADGKSWKPEAALKRSQKYSLSASAKDAGGKEAHENASFTTVSPENSFIGSFTPDEGSKVGVGMPVSIDFNKPIKDKKAVQAAINVSSSSGQEVVGHWFGDQRLDFRPDQYWAANSTVTMKMKLDGVEGSPGVVGVQDRTATFQIGRSQVSEVDAKTKKMTVKRDGQVIKTIPISAGSPANPTYNGQMVISEKFKETRMDGATVGFKDGDGKGEYDIKDVPHAMRLSNSGTFIHGNYWGDDSIFGSANTSHGCVGLNDAKGANDPDQPGAWFFDNSLVGDVVTVVNSPDKTIKPDNGLNGWNLSWADWKAGSAV; the protein is encoded by the coding sequence ATGGAGTGGCGTGTGAGGACGGACAGCAAGCGGCGCAGGCGTGGCCTCGTGGCCGCAGCGGCGGTGCTCGGTGGGGTACTGGTGCTGTCGGCGTGCAACGGCGGCGACGGCAAGGCCGCGGGCAGCGGTGACAAGACCAGCAAGTCCCAGGCGGACGTGGACGCGGCCGCCGCGAAGGACACGTCCAAGGCCCGAATAGTCATCGCACCCAAGGACGGCGCCACCAACGTCGGTCTGAACAACGCCGCCGTGACGGTGAGCGACGGCACGCTCACCAAGGTGGAGCTGAAGACCTCCGAGGGCGGCGCGGTCGAGGGCAAGATAGCCGCCGACGGCAAGAGCTGGAAGCCCGAGGCAGCGCTCAAGCGCTCCCAGAAGTACTCGCTGTCGGCGTCCGCCAAGGACGCGGGCGGCAAGGAGGCGCATGAGAACGCCTCCTTCACCACCGTCTCGCCGGAGAACAGCTTCATCGGCTCGTTCACGCCGGACGAGGGTTCGAAGGTCGGCGTGGGCATGCCGGTCTCGATCGACTTCAACAAGCCGATCAAGGACAAGAAGGCGGTCCAGGCCGCCATCAACGTCTCCTCCAGCAGCGGCCAGGAAGTCGTCGGCCACTGGTTCGGTGACCAGCGCCTGGACTTCCGTCCGGACCAGTACTGGGCCGCGAACTCCACGGTCACGATGAAGATGAAGCTCGACGGGGTCGAGGGTTCCCCCGGCGTCGTCGGCGTGCAGGACCGCACCGCGACCTTCCAGATCGGCCGCAGCCAGGTCTCGGAGGTCGACGCGAAGACGAAGAAGATGACCGTCAAGCGCGACGGCCAGGTCATCAAGACCATCCCGATCTCGGCGGGCTCCCCGGCGAACCCGACCTACAACGGCCAGATGGTGATCTCCGAGAAGTTCAAGGAGACCCGGATGGACGGCGCCACCGTCGGCTTCAAGGACGGCGACGGCAAGGGCGAGTACGACATCAAGGACGTCCCGCACGCGATGCGGCTGTCCAACTCGGGCACCTTCATCCACGGCAACTACTGGGGCGACGACTCCATCTTCGGCAGTGCCAACACCAGCCACGGCTGTGTCGGCCTGAACGACGCCAAGGGTGCCAACGACCCGGACCAGCCCGGCGCGTGGTTCTTCGACAACTCGCTCGTCGGCGACGTCGTCACCGTGGTCAACTCCCCGGACAAGACGATCAAGCCGGACAACGGCCTGAACGGCTGGAACCTCAGCTGGGCCGACTGGAAGGCTGGCTCGGCCGTCTGA
- a CDS encoding ABC transporter permease, with the protein MFFTYLRRELRRRRKAALVVASGLALGIALVIVVTSVSAGMGQAQAKVLQSLYGLGTDMTVTKAQTPPGEGGTAQRPRFKFDAKDGADGATGTEQSHDIVMPQGFQTLDAATVTKVSGQHGVADAVGGLSLQVMKVNGQFSRGQFKRAEGSGQGGAQGGRSGGQGAGGAGGSVQGGGANFDVNSFTVYGTDVVKPELGPLTTSKLTSGRTFQASETDAAVAVVDSAYATKNKLAVGSEVAVKDTKFKVIGIATADSGDAAANLYVPLKQAQTLAESPDKITTVYVQAKDSQAIGSVKTAIQANVPDTTVTTSADLADTVSGSLSTASSLASTVGTWLSYTVLAAAFLVAGLLTSSAVSRRVREFGTLKALGWKSRRVTGQVAGEALVNGLIGGALGIGLGLGAAYLITAISPTLTAQLPGGGGRGAGGGGRAGGFGGGGGGGGFGGARHTAAKALDVALTAPVSLSTIGLAVALAVAGGLIAGGFGGWRASRLRPADALRRVE; encoded by the coding sequence ATGTTCTTCACCTACCTCCGGCGCGAGTTGCGCCGCCGCAGGAAGGCGGCGCTCGTCGTCGCCTCCGGGCTCGCGCTGGGCATCGCACTCGTCATCGTCGTGACCTCCGTGTCCGCGGGCATGGGGCAGGCGCAGGCCAAGGTCCTCCAGTCCCTCTACGGTCTCGGCACGGACATGACCGTCACCAAGGCCCAGACCCCGCCGGGCGAGGGCGGCACGGCGCAGCGCCCGCGCTTCAAGTTCGACGCCAAGGACGGGGCCGACGGCGCCACGGGGACCGAGCAGAGCCACGACATCGTGATGCCGCAGGGCTTCCAGACCCTGGACGCGGCCACCGTCACCAAGGTGTCGGGCCAGCACGGGGTCGCCGACGCCGTCGGCGGCCTCAGCCTCCAGGTGATGAAGGTCAACGGGCAGTTCAGCCGTGGCCAGTTCAAGCGCGCCGAGGGCTCCGGCCAGGGCGGCGCGCAGGGCGGCCGCAGCGGCGGCCAGGGCGCGGGCGGCGCGGGCGGTTCGGTGCAGGGCGGCGGTGCCAACTTCGACGTCAACTCCTTCACCGTCTACGGCACCGACGTCGTCAAGCCGGAACTCGGCCCGCTGACCACCTCCAAGCTCACCTCCGGGCGCACCTTCCAGGCGTCCGAGACCGACGCGGCCGTGGCCGTCGTCGACAGTGCCTACGCCACGAAGAACAAGCTGGCCGTCGGGTCCGAGGTCGCCGTCAAGGACACCAAGTTCAAGGTGATCGGCATCGCGACCGCCGACAGCGGCGACGCGGCAGCCAACCTCTACGTCCCGCTCAAGCAGGCGCAGACCCTAGCCGAGTCCCCGGACAAGATCACCACGGTCTACGTCCAGGCCAAGGACTCGCAGGCGATCGGCTCCGTCAAGACGGCCATCCAGGCGAACGTCCCCGACACCACCGTCACCACCTCCGCGGACCTCGCCGATACCGTCTCCGGCTCGCTCTCCACGGCCTCCTCGCTCGCCTCCACCGTCGGCACCTGGCTCTCGTACACGGTCCTCGCCGCCGCGTTCCTCGTCGCCGGTCTGCTCACCTCCTCGGCCGTCAGCCGCCGGGTGCGCGAATTCGGCACCCTGAAGGCGCTCGGCTGGAAGAGCCGCCGGGTCACCGGCCAGGTCGCCGGAGAAGCCCTGGTCAACGGCCTCATCGGGGGAGCGCTCGGCATCGGGCTCGGGCTCGGCGCCGCCTACCTGATCACCGCCATCAGCCCCACCCTCACCGCGCAGCTCCCGGGCGGCGGCGGGCGCGGCGCGGGCGGCGGCGGCCGGGCGGGCGGCTTCGGAGGCGGGGGCGGGGGCGGTGGCTTCGGCGGCGCCCGCCACACCGCGGCCAAGGCCCTGGACGTCGCGCTCACCGCGCCCGTCTCCCTGTCCACCATCGGCCTCGCCGTCGCCCTCGCGGTGGCGGGCGGCCTGATCGCGGGCGGCTTCGGCGGCTGGCGCGCCTCCCGGCTGCGCCCGGCGGACGCGCTGCGGCGCGTCGAGTAG
- the msrA gene encoding peptide-methionine (S)-S-oxide reductase MsrA, producing the protein MFSYRRTPELPTPEQALKGRPTPQFDLPSRHTVLGNPLAGPYPAHLEVADFGLGCFWGAERIFWQTPGVWTTLVGYQGGSTENPSYEEVCSGGTGHTEVVRVVFDPAVLPYESLLKVFWENHDPTQGFRQGNDVGTQYRSAAYTHSPAHQATAEASRDAYQQVLTASRYGAITTAVLPAADRPFWPAEPYHQQYLDKNPAGYCGIGGTGVSCPIGVARPGAAQAPDAAGA; encoded by the coding sequence GTGTTCAGTTACCGCCGCACCCCCGAACTCCCCACCCCGGAGCAGGCCCTCAAGGGCCGCCCCACCCCGCAGTTCGACCTGCCGTCCCGCCACACGGTGCTCGGCAACCCGCTGGCCGGGCCCTACCCGGCCCATCTGGAGGTCGCGGACTTCGGGCTGGGCTGTTTCTGGGGCGCGGAGCGCATCTTCTGGCAGACTCCGGGCGTGTGGACCACGCTCGTCGGCTACCAGGGCGGTTCCACCGAGAACCCGTCGTACGAGGAGGTCTGCTCGGGCGGTACGGGCCACACCGAGGTGGTCCGCGTCGTCTTCGACCCGGCCGTCCTGCCGTACGAGAGCCTGCTGAAGGTGTTCTGGGAGAACCACGACCCCACCCAGGGCTTCCGCCAGGGCAACGACGTGGGCACCCAGTACCGCTCCGCGGCCTACACCCACTCCCCCGCCCACCAGGCCACCGCGGAAGCCTCCCGCGACGCCTACCAGCAGGTCCTGACCGCGTCCCGCTACGGCGCGATCACCACGGCCGTGCTCCCCGCCGCGGACCGCCCGTTCTGGCCCGCGGAGCCGTACCACCAGCAGTACCTGGACAAGAACCCCGCGGGCTACTGCGGCATCGGCGGTACGGGCGTCTCCTGCCCGATCGGCGTGGCCAGGCCGGGTGCGGCGCAGGCGCCGGACGCGGCGGGTGCCTGA
- a CDS encoding DUF6247 family protein, giving the protein MTTPAADQPLIPRPPSTVTALRQAVAQISPAALPVFTRELDRAADQARQGSDLAPLRRFIAQWAIHVEIQRRPRWAAELRRWEDVAATGDVAQVRTAASEIGKILDAAHAAVAATRP; this is encoded by the coding sequence ATGACCACGCCCGCCGCCGACCAGCCGCTGATTCCACGGCCGCCGTCGACGGTGACGGCCCTGCGCCAGGCAGTGGCGCAGATTTCCCCCGCCGCCCTTCCCGTGTTCACGCGGGAGCTGGACCGGGCCGCCGACCAGGCCCGGCAGGGCTCGGACCTCGCCCCCTTGCGGCGGTTCATCGCCCAGTGGGCGATCCACGTGGAGATCCAGCGTCGGCCGCGGTGGGCCGCGGAACTCCGGCGCTGGGAGGACGTGGCGGCCACCGGCGACGTCGCACAGGTCCGCACAGCCGCATCGGAGATCGGCAAGATCCTCGACGCAGCCCACGCGGCCGTCGCGGCCACCCGGCCGTGA
- a CDS encoding AQJ64_40280 family protein yields MTVVLQWIDAGDELPETGSGVLGAVAGRYAKGPGSDFWVVLPMRFLERHVSETNGREFQDCFLDRGGVIRFPYDAPGPASPEGVTHWAYLPALPGTAFNHLVGHTVAPSLQAAFGLL; encoded by the coding sequence GTGACAGTGGTATTGCAGTGGATCGACGCGGGGGACGAACTTCCGGAGACCGGCTCGGGGGTACTGGGAGCGGTCGCCGGCCGCTACGCGAAGGGTCCGGGATCGGACTTCTGGGTGGTGCTGCCGATGCGGTTCCTGGAGCGGCACGTGAGCGAAACGAACGGCCGTGAGTTCCAGGACTGCTTCCTGGACCGCGGGGGCGTCATCCGCTTCCCGTACGACGCCCCGGGCCCGGCGTCCCCGGAGGGCGTCACCCACTGGGCCTACCTCCCCGCCCTCCCGGGCACGGCCTTCAACCACCTCGTCGGCCACACGGTGGCCCCGTCCCTCCAGGCGGCCTTCGGCCTCCTGTGA
- a CDS encoding NAD(P)-dependent alcohol dehydrogenase, translated as MPNPTAAVSVPTRVAAYAAPAPKAPLERTTVPRRPVGEHDVLIEIKYSGICHSDIHQARDGWGEGIFPMVPGHEIAGIVTATGPGVTKFAVGDRVGVGCFVDSCGECVNCVQGQDQFCERGATGTYNATGTDGEPTYGGYSTHIVVAESHTLRIPDGIALDVAAPLLCAGITLYSPLKRWGAGPGKKVAIVGLGGLGHMGVKIAAALGAEVTVLSQTLRKQADGLELGAAHFHATNDPATFTELAGTFDLIVSTVSAPLDLGAYLGLLKVEGALVNVGAPEEPVSLNLFSVIGGNKTLAGSMIGGIPQIQEMLDFCAAHGLGAEIELISADQINEAYGRVEASDVRYRFVIDASTI; from the coding sequence GTGCCGAACCCCACCGCTGCCGTGTCCGTCCCCACCCGGGTCGCCGCCTACGCGGCCCCCGCCCCCAAGGCCCCGCTGGAGCGCACCACCGTGCCGCGCCGCCCGGTCGGCGAACACGACGTCCTCATCGAGATCAAGTACTCCGGCATCTGCCACTCGGACATCCACCAGGCCCGCGACGGCTGGGGCGAGGGCATCTTCCCGATGGTCCCGGGCCACGAGATCGCGGGCATCGTGACCGCGACCGGCCCCGGTGTGACCAAGTTCGCCGTCGGCGACCGGGTGGGCGTCGGCTGCTTCGTCGATTCCTGCGGGGAGTGCGTCAACTGCGTACAGGGCCAGGACCAGTTCTGCGAGCGCGGCGCGACCGGCACGTACAACGCGACCGGCACCGACGGCGAGCCGACGTACGGCGGTTACTCCACCCACATCGTGGTCGCCGAGAGCCACACCCTGCGCATCCCGGACGGCATAGCCCTCGACGTGGCCGCGCCGCTGCTGTGCGCGGGCATCACCCTCTACTCGCCGCTCAAGCGCTGGGGCGCGGGCCCTGGCAAGAAGGTCGCCATCGTCGGCCTGGGCGGCCTCGGGCACATGGGCGTCAAGATCGCCGCGGCGCTCGGTGCCGAGGTGACCGTCCTGTCGCAGACGCTGCGGAAGCAGGCGGACGGCCTGGAGCTGGGCGCCGCGCACTTCCACGCCACGAACGACCCGGCGACCTTCACGGAGCTGGCCGGCACCTTCGACCTCATCGTCTCGACGGTCTCGGCGCCGCTGGACCTGGGCGCGTACCTCGGCCTGCTGAAGGTGGAAGGCGCTCTGGTGAACGTCGGCGCCCCCGAGGAGCCGGTGTCGCTCAACCTGTTCTCGGTCATCGGCGGCAACAAGACGCTGGCCGGCTCGATGATCGGCGGGATCCCGCAGATCCAGGAAATGCTGGACTTCTGCGCCGCGCACGGCCTGGGCGCGGAGATCGAACTGATCAGCGCCGACCAGATCAACGAGGCCTACGGCCGGGTAGAGGCGAGCGACGTCCGCTACCGCTTCGTCATCGACGCGTCGACGATCTGA
- a CDS encoding helix-turn-helix domain-containing protein gives MDQADDQRPDDRRADQRTSPRSELGEFLRSCRARLRPEDVGLPDYGRHRRVPGLRREELAQLAGVSVAYYTRLEQGQGQNVSAEVLDALARALRLDDTQYTHLTHLARPKARKRRQGQSHRPEKVRPELLRLLDALDGVPAYIVGRRQDVVGWNRMARAVFGDFGALPPQERNLVRMVFLDPATAELYADWECRACEVVSNLRLYAGQYPDDPQLSALVGELSVKNAEFRQLWAEHTVHNKAHGTKLLNHPLVGSLILGFETLTFPDNPEQSLVTYHAEPGSASADALRLLGSWAAPDPSSTAPSAPSAPSAPSSKA, from the coding sequence ATGGACCAGGCCGACGACCAGCGACCCGACGACCGGCGGGCCGACCAGCGCACCAGCCCGCGCAGCGAGCTCGGCGAGTTCCTGCGTTCCTGCCGGGCGCGGCTGCGCCCCGAGGACGTGGGCCTGCCCGATTACGGGCGCCACCGCCGGGTCCCGGGCCTGCGCCGCGAGGAACTGGCCCAGCTGGCCGGGGTCTCGGTCGCCTACTACACGCGCCTGGAGCAGGGGCAGGGCCAGAACGTGTCGGCGGAGGTCCTGGACGCCCTCGCCCGCGCCCTGCGCCTGGACGACACCCAGTACACGCACCTCACCCACCTCGCCCGGCCCAAGGCCCGCAAGCGCCGCCAGGGCCAGAGCCACCGCCCCGAGAAGGTCCGGCCGGAGCTGCTGCGGCTGCTGGACGCGCTGGACGGCGTACCGGCGTACATCGTCGGGCGGCGCCAGGACGTCGTCGGCTGGAACCGGATGGCGCGGGCCGTCTTCGGGGACTTCGGCGCGCTGCCCCCGCAGGAGCGCAATCTGGTGCGGATGGTGTTCCTCGACCCGGCGACCGCCGAGCTGTACGCCGACTGGGAGTGCCGGGCGTGCGAGGTGGTCAGCAACCTGCGGCTGTACGCGGGCCAGTACCCCGACGACCCCCAGCTGTCCGCGCTGGTCGGCGAACTCTCCGTGAAGAACGCGGAGTTCCGCCAGCTGTGGGCGGAGCACACCGTGCACAACAAGGCGCACGGCACGAAGCTGCTCAACCACCCGCTCGTGGGGTCGCTCATCCTGGGCTTCGAGACGCTGACCTTCCCGGACAATCCGGAGCAGTCCCTGGTCACCTATCACGCGGAGCCGGGATCGGCCTCGGCGGACGCGCTGCGCCTGCTCGGCTCCTGGGCCGCGCCGGACCCGTCGTCCACCGCCCCGTCGGCCCCGTCCGCCCCGTCCGCCCCTTCGTCGAAGGCCTAG
- a CDS encoding ABC transporter ATP-binding protein, producing the protein MYQLTGVTKNYKRGKDTVAALDGVDLTIEDGGRLVIQGPTGGGKSTLLQMLGGLDRPTSGSVVLDGVDLGAVSEARLTRVRAENIGFVFQSFNLIPTLTAQENVETALVPLGLKAKQRREQAAEALDSVGLAERMGHLPGELSGGQQQRVAIARALVKKPKVLLADEPTGNLDESMRDEVMDLLEGLWKEHGLTFVMVTHDSALAKRAPRLATIRRGRVTVTENV; encoded by the coding sequence ATGTACCAGCTCACGGGTGTCACCAAGAACTACAAGCGCGGCAAGGACACCGTCGCCGCGCTCGACGGGGTGGACCTGACCATCGAGGACGGCGGCCGGCTCGTCATCCAGGGCCCCACCGGCGGCGGCAAGTCCACCCTGCTGCAGATGCTCGGCGGACTCGACCGGCCCACCTCCGGTTCCGTCGTACTGGACGGTGTGGACCTGGGAGCCGTCTCGGAGGCCCGGCTGACCCGGGTCCGGGCGGAGAACATCGGCTTCGTCTTCCAGTCCTTCAACCTCATCCCCACCCTCACCGCGCAGGAGAACGTCGAGACGGCGCTCGTCCCGCTCGGTCTCAAGGCGAAGCAGCGGCGCGAACAGGCCGCCGAGGCACTCGATTCGGTCGGTCTGGCCGAGCGGATGGGCCATCTGCCGGGCGAGCTGTCCGGCGGCCAGCAGCAGCGCGTCGCCATCGCCCGCGCGCTGGTGAAGAAGCCGAAGGTGCTGCTGGCCGACGAGCCGACCGGCAACCTCGACGAGTCCATGCGGGACGAGGTGATGGACCTGCTGGAAGGGCTGTGGAAGGAACACGGCCTCACCTTCGTGATGGTGACCCACGACAGCGCGCTCGCGAAGCGGGCACCCCGGCTGGCGACGATCCGGCGGGGCCGGGTCACGGTGACCGAGAACGTCTGA
- a CDS encoding GNAT family N-acetyltransferase: MTEPLHGSAEAYGPAAGSGPAPAPVVPLLSVPPTVAELGAWTRLLGAVYAADLPAVPAPSLVEVTGRLGVPSIRGRSVQWAIAGADGEIDGAAALLLFTDEGNTHGAYLDVLAVRPSARRRGLGRALWEAVRAELLAQGRTSVSSSVEPGTPAGQFATGLGFENVLPMGWHVQRVPAGPVEEPEVPAGYRLVSWSGETPDAWAEASAVAHGAMEDAPMGDLDERAPTWTGERVRSAQRLVVDRGGVILSVAALTDSGEMAAYTELVFADPADTRAMQYDTVVVPAHRGRGLGRLVKRRMLADAVAAYPELREIATTVADENAPMIAVNEALGYRRERDVALFQLKL, from the coding sequence ATGACCGAACCCCTGCACGGATCCGCCGAGGCCTACGGGCCCGCCGCCGGATCCGGACCCGCTCCCGCCCCCGTCGTCCCGCTGCTCTCCGTACCGCCGACCGTCGCCGAACTCGGCGCGTGGACGCGGCTGTTGGGTGCCGTGTACGCGGCGGACCTGCCCGCGGTGCCCGCGCCGAGCCTGGTCGAGGTGACCGGGCGGCTCGGCGTCCCCTCGATCCGGGGGCGCTCCGTACAGTGGGCGATCGCGGGCGCGGACGGCGAAATCGACGGCGCCGCCGCGCTGTTGCTGTTCACCGACGAGGGCAATACGCACGGCGCCTACCTGGATGTCCTCGCCGTCCGCCCCTCCGCCCGCCGCCGCGGTCTCGGCCGCGCCCTGTGGGAAGCGGTCCGGGCCGAACTCCTCGCCCAGGGGCGTACGTCGGTCTCCTCCAGCGTCGAACCGGGCACACCTGCGGGGCAGTTCGCGACCGGGCTCGGCTTCGAGAACGTCCTGCCGATGGGCTGGCACGTGCAGCGGGTCCCCGCCGGTCCGGTCGAGGAGCCCGAAGTCCCCGCCGGTTACCGGCTCGTGAGCTGGAGCGGCGAGACCCCCGACGCGTGGGCCGAGGCCTCGGCCGTCGCGCACGGCGCGATGGAGGACGCGCCGATGGGTGACCTGGACGAGCGGGCCCCGACCTGGACCGGGGAGCGGGTGCGCTCGGCGCAGCGGCTGGTCGTGGACCGGGGCGGGGTGATCCTCTCGGTGGCCGCGCTGACCGACTCCGGCGAGATGGCGGCGTACACCGAACTGGTCTTCGCCGATCCGGCGGACACCCGGGCGATGCAGTACGACACGGTCGTGGTCCCCGCGCACCGGGGCCGGGGCCTGGGGCGGCTGGTCAAGCGGCGGATGCTGGCGGACGCGGTGGCGGCGTACCCGGAGCTGCGGGAGATCGCGACGACGGTCGCGGACGAGAACGCGCCGATGATCGCCGTGAACGAGGCCCTGGGCTACCGGCGCGAGCGCGACGTGGCCCTGTTCCAGCTCAAGCTCTAG